In Pan troglodytes isolate AG18354 chromosome 21, NHGRI_mPanTro3-v2.0_pri, whole genome shotgun sequence, one genomic interval encodes:
- the KIAA1755 gene encoding uncharacterized protein KIAA1755 homolog isoform X2 — protein sequence MGPGRSREVVSALIIIAIITPSSCPPQDPPSLDTAIQHALAGLYPPFEATAPTVLGQVFRLLDSGFQGDGLSFLLDFLIPAKRLCEQVREAACAPYSHCLFLHEGWPLCLRDEVVVHLAPLNPLLLRQGDFYLQVEPQEEQSVCIMIKCLSLDLCTVDKKPVPEPAYPILFTQEWLEAINSDFEGNPLHNCLVASENGIAPVPWTKITSPEFVDDRPQVVNALCQAWGPLPLEALDLSSPQELHQASSPDNQVLLAQSLAKGKGRTYGSKYPGLIKVEQARSGEVAFRMDEVVSQDFEGDYVALLGFSQESRGESPKREAGTSSGCTSGALEEIAGTKETPLFQKILPLSEANEGPSLGNRACTKPESSEERPYNLGFRRKVNHKAPTHNSERPPQGSYMNVLEDPLDCASGLRAGVSQEPAASKMQGPLGNPENMVQLRPGPRQASSPRLSPASPAAPASETKIEVTTKERNGRLPKPMPCPSRNTSSPEPPTPGLKFSFLKGQRQLSVTPEKASLQHDGPWKVLCSLYSPKPNRAKSSGKAGTTQTKTSGPATAPGPLTEEKAALPEASAGSPERGPTLEEEPPGPEPRIGALGVKVFRSRIACLPGGRDRAGRPLLLVSTTEGAWEAPWCTVSEVTKLLSYLCTIPRPEDKAKGLAVLIDARRQPPQPGLVSALQATQAQVPASIRAILFLGEKEAALQLQTLPDVQVEVLTSLKALSHHVDPSQLPAVLEGPFPYCHTESWTLSLLTSTRPLPCYKLPSRNSRRPTPLGGCRSHLAAATALYSLVDEQLHVLVTASNSLLGKLELRVRLGRLEAAIHQVSDWMEQEGRRCLQTLTPKDGSLETVEKAHAEFENFFLQAAAQYRRGLELSKQAAQLGATARGAGEAERAEFPELAAFASTQRAFQAKLTHFYMAAERQRTDLETLLHLHRFCKRMTWFHMDCQDLMAQLRLDKTSRVSPGDQRRLHRYLQRLASEFPAEKLAAVGLQVASLSRAGLGQELWEEARIRHEEIRMLLEKALTHSSCPEAPAAHSAHPERRGVAAKGQGLSVEVTSKGRWDQPPLDSLGMDHLPKSYWPPGPPRGEQNRTFQAGSPPQEAGQAAEAEDGKGSHKLPDPAREHLLATTFFRQQPPRQSQVPHLTGGSFSSEGTDS from the exons ATGGGGCCTGGAAGGTCACGGGAAGTGGTCTCTGCCCTTATTATCATTGCTATTATCACCCCCTCCTCCTGTCCCCCACAGGACCCTCCATCCCTCGACACAGCCATCCAGCATGCCCTGGCGGGCCTCTATCCTCCTTTCGAGGCCACAGCACCCACCGTCCTGGGTCAGGTGTTCCGTCTCCTGGACTCTGGCTTCCAGGGGGATGGGCTGAGCTTCCTTCTGGATTTCCTGATCCCTGCCAAGCGCCTGTGTGAGCAAGTGCGAGAAGCAGCCTGT GCTCCCTACTCACACTGCCTCTTCTTACACGAGGGCTGGCCACTCTGTCTGAGGGATGAAGTTGTGGTCCACTTGGCACCCCTCAATCCTCTCTTATTGCGCCAGGGTGACTTCTACCTCCAAGTGGAGCCCCAGGAGGAGCAGTCTGTCTGCATCATGATCAAATGCCTCTCCCTGGACCTCTGCACAGTGGACAAGAAGCCTGTTCCCGAGCCAGCCTACCCTATACTTTTCACCCAAGAATGGCTGGAGGCCATCAACAGTGACTTTGAGGGAAATCCCCTACACAACTGCTTGGTAGCATCAGAAAATGGTATTGCCCCTGTGCCTTGGACCAAGATAACCAGCCCAGAGTTTGTGGATGACAGACCCCAAGTAGTGAATGccctctgccaagcctgggggccccTTCCATTAGAGGCACTGGATTTGAGCAGCCCTCAAGAGTTGCACCAGGCCAGCTCCCCAGACAACCAGGTGCTTCTTGCCCAGAGTTTGGCCAAGGGTAAGGGCAGGACATATGGGAGCAAGTATCCAGGACTCATCAAGGTGGAGCAAGCCCGGTCTGGGGAGGTGGCTTTCAGGATGGACGAGGTGGTCAGCCAGGACTTCGAGGGAGACTATGTGGCTCTCCTAGGCTTTTCCCAAGAGAGCAGAGGAGAGTCTCCCAAAAGGGAGGCAGGCACATCCAGTGGGTGTACTTCTGGGGCACTAGAGGAGATAGCTGGAACTAAGGAAACTCCCTTATTTCAAAAGATACTGCCTCTCTCAGAGGCCAATGAAGGACCTTCCTTGGGAAATCGGGCTTGCACAAAGCCAGAAAGCTCTGAGGAGAGGCCCTATAATTtgggcttcaggagaaaggtcaATCATAAAGCACCCACCCACAACTCAGAAAGGCCACCCCAAGGCTCCTACATGAATGTCCTTGAGGACCCACTGGACTGTGCCTCTGGTCTCAGGGCAGGTGTCTCACAAGAGCCAGCTGCCTCCAAGATGCAGGGACCTCTAGGAAACCCAGAGAATATGGTGCAGCTCAGGCCTGGACCAAGACAAGCCTCCTCTCCCCGCCTGTCCCCAGCTTCTCCTGCAGCTCCAGCCTCTGAAACAAAGATAGAGGTGACGACCAAAGAGAGAAATGGGAGACTTCCCAAGCCCATGCCCTGCCCTAGCAGAAACACCTCCTCCCCTGAGCCccccactcctgggctcaaattctCATTCTTGAAAGGGCAGAGGCAACTCTCTGTGACCCCGGAGAAAGCCTCACTCCAGCACGATGGGCCCTGGAAAGTCCTGTGTTCCCTCTACTCTCCTAAACCCAACCGAGCCAAATCTTCGGGGAAAG CTGGAACAACTCAGACCAAAACATCTGGCccagccactgcccccggcccacTGACTGAGGAAAAGGCTGCCTTGCCAGAAGCTTCTGCAGGCTCCCCAGAAAGAGGCCCCACCCTGGAGGAGGAGCCCCCAGGGCCTGAGCCCAGGATTGGGGCTCTAGGTGTCAAGGTTTTCCGCTCCAGGATAGCATGCCTGCCAG GTGGCCGGGACAGGGCCGGGCGGCCCCTGCTTCTGGTGTCAACTACAGAGGGGGCCTGGGAGGCACCATGGTGCACAGTTTCAGAGGTCACCAAGCTACTCTCCTACCTGTGTACCATCCCCAG GCCTGAAGATAAAGCCAAGGGGCTGGCGGTCCTGATTGACGCCAGGAGACAGCCCCCACAGCCCGGTCTGGTCAGCGCCCTGCAGGCCACCCAG GCTCAGGTCCCAGCCTCTATCCGAGCTATTCTCTTCCTGGGGGAGAAGGAGGCGGCTCTCCAGCTGCAGACATTACCTGACGTCCAG GTGGAGGTGCTGACCTCATTGAAGGCCCTCAGCCACCATGTGGACCCCAGCCAGCTGCCCGCAGTCCTGGAAGGCCCCTTCCCCTACTGCCACACCGA AAGCTGGACCCTTTCCTTGCTGACCTCCACCAGGCCTCTTCCCTGCTACAAGCTTCCATCGAGGAATTCGAGAAGGCCGACCCCCCTGGGGGGATGCAG GAGCCATCTGGCTGCAGCCACTGCCTTGTACAGCCTTGTGGACGAGCAGCTTCATGTTCTGGTCACCGCTTCCAACAGCCTCCTGGGGAAGCTGGAGCTCCGTGTCCGCCTGGGCCGCCTGGAAGCTGCCATTCACCAG GTCAGCGACTGGATGGAGCAGGAAGGAAGGCGGTGCCTGCAAACGCTGACCCCCAAGGATGGAAGTTTGGAGACAGTGGAGAAAGCCCACGCAGAATTTGAGAACTTCTtcctccaggctgca gCTCAGTACCGCCGAGGCCTGGAGCTGTCCAAGCAGGCCGCTCAGCTGGGAGCTACAGCCagaggggctggggaggcagaACGTGCAGAGTTCCCAGAGCTGGCAGCCTTTGCCTCTACCCAGCGGGCCTTCCAGGCTAAGCTGACCCACTTTTACATGGCGGCCGAGCGGCAACGCACGGACCTCGAGACGCTGCTCCACCTGCACCGCTTCTGCAAGAGG ATGACCTGGTTCCACATGGACTGTCAGGACCTGATGGCCCAGCTCAGGCTGGACAAGACCTCAAGGGTCAGTCCTGGGGACCAGCGCCGCCTCCACCGCTACCTGCAGCGACTGGCATCTGAGTTCCCTGCTGAGAAGCTCGCAGCCGTGGGGCTGCAGGTGGCCTCCCTGAGCCGGGCAGGCCTGGGCCAGGAGCTATGGGAGGAGGCCCGGATCAGGCATGAGGAGATCCGGATGCTCCTGGAGAAGGCACTGACCCACAGCTCTTGCCCAGAGGCTCCAGCTGCTCACTCGGCGCACCCAGAACGAAGAGGGGTGGCGGCCAAGGGCCAGGGTCTGAGTGTAGAGGTCACTTCCAAGGGGAGGTGGGATCAGCCTCCACTAGACTCGCTGGGCATGGACCATTTGCCAAAGTCCTATTGGCCTCCTGGGCCCCCCAGAGGGGAACAGAACAGAACTTTCCAGGCAGGCTCTCCACCCCAGGAAGCTGGCCAGGCTGCAGAGGCTGAAGACGGCAAAGGCTCCCACAAGCTGCCTGACCCTGCCCGCGAGCATTTGCTTGCCACCACCTTCTTCCGGCAGCAGCCCCCCAGGCAGAGCCAGGTCCCTCACCTCACTGGGGGCAGCTTCTCCTCAGAGGGGACAGACTCATAG
- the KIAA1755 gene encoding uncharacterized protein KIAA1755 homolog isoform X1, whose amino-acid sequence MGPGRSREVVSALIIIAIITPSSCPPQDPPSLDTAIQHALAGLYPPFEATAPTVLGQVFRLLDSGFQGDGLSFLLDFLIPAKRLCEQVREAACAPYSHCLFLHEGWPLCLRDEVVVHLAPLNPLLLRQGDFYLQVEPQEEQSVCIMIKCLSLDLCTVDKKPVPEPAYPILFTQEWLEAINSDFEGNPLHNCLVASENGIAPVPWTKITSPEFVDDRPQVVNALCQAWGPLPLEALDLSSPQELHQASSPDNQVLLAQSLAKGKGRTYGSKYPGLIKVEQARSGEVAFRMDEVVSQDFEGDYVALLGFSQESRGESPKREAGTSSGCTSGALEEIAGTKETPLFQKILPLSEANEGPSLGNRACTKPESSEERPYNLGFRRKVNHKAPTHNSERPPQGSYMNVLEDPLDCASGLRAGVSQEPAASKMQGPLGNPENMVQLRPGPRQASSPRLSPASPAAPASETKIEVTTKERNGRLPKPMPCPSRNTSSPEPPTPGLKFSFLKGQRQLSVTPEKASLQHDGPWKVLCSLYSPKPNRAKSSGKAGTTQTKTSGPATAPGPLTEEKAALPEASAGSPERGPTLEEEPPGPEPRIGALGVKVFRSRIACLPGGRDRAGRPLLLVSTTEGAWEAPWCTVSEVTKLLSYLCTIPRPEDKAKGLAVLIDARRQPPQPGLVSALQATQAQVPASIRAILFLGEKEAALQLQTLPDVQVEVLTSLKALSHHVDPSQLPAVLEGPFPYCHTEWVHFFQKLDPFLADLHQASSLLQASIEEFEKADPPGGMQEATRCLSKSKELMEAVLRDPGLLGLQREGGATLARLQRDASRLDFSPDVRSHLAAATALYSLVDEQLHVLVTASNSLLGKLELRVRLGRLEAAIHQVSDWMEQEGRRCLQTLTPKDGSLETVEKAHAEFENFFLQAAAQYRRGLELSKQAAQLGATARGAGEAERAEFPELAAFASTQRAFQAKLTHFYMAAERQRTDLETLLHLHRFCKRMTWFHMDCQDLMAQLRLDKTSRVSPGDQRRLHRYLQRLASEFPAEKLAAVGLQVASLSRAGLGQELWEEARIRHEEIRMLLEKALTHSSCPEAPAAHSAHPERRGVAAKGQGLSVEVTSKGRWDQPPLDSLGMDHLPKSYWPPGPPRGEQNRTFQAGSPPQEAGQAAEAEDGKGSHKLPDPAREHLLATTFFRQQPPRQSQVPHLTGGSFSSEGTDS is encoded by the exons ATGGGGCCTGGAAGGTCACGGGAAGTGGTCTCTGCCCTTATTATCATTGCTATTATCACCCCCTCCTCCTGTCCCCCACAGGACCCTCCATCCCTCGACACAGCCATCCAGCATGCCCTGGCGGGCCTCTATCCTCCTTTCGAGGCCACAGCACCCACCGTCCTGGGTCAGGTGTTCCGTCTCCTGGACTCTGGCTTCCAGGGGGATGGGCTGAGCTTCCTTCTGGATTTCCTGATCCCTGCCAAGCGCCTGTGTGAGCAAGTGCGAGAAGCAGCCTGT GCTCCCTACTCACACTGCCTCTTCTTACACGAGGGCTGGCCACTCTGTCTGAGGGATGAAGTTGTGGTCCACTTGGCACCCCTCAATCCTCTCTTATTGCGCCAGGGTGACTTCTACCTCCAAGTGGAGCCCCAGGAGGAGCAGTCTGTCTGCATCATGATCAAATGCCTCTCCCTGGACCTCTGCACAGTGGACAAGAAGCCTGTTCCCGAGCCAGCCTACCCTATACTTTTCACCCAAGAATGGCTGGAGGCCATCAACAGTGACTTTGAGGGAAATCCCCTACACAACTGCTTGGTAGCATCAGAAAATGGTATTGCCCCTGTGCCTTGGACCAAGATAACCAGCCCAGAGTTTGTGGATGACAGACCCCAAGTAGTGAATGccctctgccaagcctgggggccccTTCCATTAGAGGCACTGGATTTGAGCAGCCCTCAAGAGTTGCACCAGGCCAGCTCCCCAGACAACCAGGTGCTTCTTGCCCAGAGTTTGGCCAAGGGTAAGGGCAGGACATATGGGAGCAAGTATCCAGGACTCATCAAGGTGGAGCAAGCCCGGTCTGGGGAGGTGGCTTTCAGGATGGACGAGGTGGTCAGCCAGGACTTCGAGGGAGACTATGTGGCTCTCCTAGGCTTTTCCCAAGAGAGCAGAGGAGAGTCTCCCAAAAGGGAGGCAGGCACATCCAGTGGGTGTACTTCTGGGGCACTAGAGGAGATAGCTGGAACTAAGGAAACTCCCTTATTTCAAAAGATACTGCCTCTCTCAGAGGCCAATGAAGGACCTTCCTTGGGAAATCGGGCTTGCACAAAGCCAGAAAGCTCTGAGGAGAGGCCCTATAATTtgggcttcaggagaaaggtcaATCATAAAGCACCCACCCACAACTCAGAAAGGCCACCCCAAGGCTCCTACATGAATGTCCTTGAGGACCCACTGGACTGTGCCTCTGGTCTCAGGGCAGGTGTCTCACAAGAGCCAGCTGCCTCCAAGATGCAGGGACCTCTAGGAAACCCAGAGAATATGGTGCAGCTCAGGCCTGGACCAAGACAAGCCTCCTCTCCCCGCCTGTCCCCAGCTTCTCCTGCAGCTCCAGCCTCTGAAACAAAGATAGAGGTGACGACCAAAGAGAGAAATGGGAGACTTCCCAAGCCCATGCCCTGCCCTAGCAGAAACACCTCCTCCCCTGAGCCccccactcctgggctcaaattctCATTCTTGAAAGGGCAGAGGCAACTCTCTGTGACCCCGGAGAAAGCCTCACTCCAGCACGATGGGCCCTGGAAAGTCCTGTGTTCCCTCTACTCTCCTAAACCCAACCGAGCCAAATCTTCGGGGAAAG CTGGAACAACTCAGACCAAAACATCTGGCccagccactgcccccggcccacTGACTGAGGAAAAGGCTGCCTTGCCAGAAGCTTCTGCAGGCTCCCCAGAAAGAGGCCCCACCCTGGAGGAGGAGCCCCCAGGGCCTGAGCCCAGGATTGGGGCTCTAGGTGTCAAGGTTTTCCGCTCCAGGATAGCATGCCTGCCAG GTGGCCGGGACAGGGCCGGGCGGCCCCTGCTTCTGGTGTCAACTACAGAGGGGGCCTGGGAGGCACCATGGTGCACAGTTTCAGAGGTCACCAAGCTACTCTCCTACCTGTGTACCATCCCCAG GCCTGAAGATAAAGCCAAGGGGCTGGCGGTCCTGATTGACGCCAGGAGACAGCCCCCACAGCCCGGTCTGGTCAGCGCCCTGCAGGCCACCCAG GCTCAGGTCCCAGCCTCTATCCGAGCTATTCTCTTCCTGGGGGAGAAGGAGGCGGCTCTCCAGCTGCAGACATTACCTGACGTCCAG GTGGAGGTGCTGACCTCATTGAAGGCCCTCAGCCACCATGTGGACCCCAGCCAGCTGCCCGCAGTCCTGGAAGGCCCCTTCCCCTACTGCCACACCGAGTGGGTGCATTTCTTCCAG AAGCTGGACCCTTTCCTTGCTGACCTCCACCAGGCCTCTTCCCTGCTACAAGCTTCCATCGAGGAATTCGAGAAGGCCGACCCCCCTGGGGGGATGCAG GAGGCTACCAGGTGCCTGAGCAAGTCCAAGGAGCTGATGGAGGCTGTGCTGAGGGACCCGGGCCTACTGGGCCTCCAGCGGGAAGGTGGAGCCACCCTGGCCAGGCTGCAGCGTGATGCCAGCAGGCTGGACTTCAGCCCTGATGTCAG GAGCCATCTGGCTGCAGCCACTGCCTTGTACAGCCTTGTGGACGAGCAGCTTCATGTTCTGGTCACCGCTTCCAACAGCCTCCTGGGGAAGCTGGAGCTCCGTGTCCGCCTGGGCCGCCTGGAAGCTGCCATTCACCAG GTCAGCGACTGGATGGAGCAGGAAGGAAGGCGGTGCCTGCAAACGCTGACCCCCAAGGATGGAAGTTTGGAGACAGTGGAGAAAGCCCACGCAGAATTTGAGAACTTCTtcctccaggctgca gCTCAGTACCGCCGAGGCCTGGAGCTGTCCAAGCAGGCCGCTCAGCTGGGAGCTACAGCCagaggggctggggaggcagaACGTGCAGAGTTCCCAGAGCTGGCAGCCTTTGCCTCTACCCAGCGGGCCTTCCAGGCTAAGCTGACCCACTTTTACATGGCGGCCGAGCGGCAACGCACGGACCTCGAGACGCTGCTCCACCTGCACCGCTTCTGCAAGAGG ATGACCTGGTTCCACATGGACTGTCAGGACCTGATGGCCCAGCTCAGGCTGGACAAGACCTCAAGGGTCAGTCCTGGGGACCAGCGCCGCCTCCACCGCTACCTGCAGCGACTGGCATCTGAGTTCCCTGCTGAGAAGCTCGCAGCCGTGGGGCTGCAGGTGGCCTCCCTGAGCCGGGCAGGCCTGGGCCAGGAGCTATGGGAGGAGGCCCGGATCAGGCATGAGGAGATCCGGATGCTCCTGGAGAAGGCACTGACCCACAGCTCTTGCCCAGAGGCTCCAGCTGCTCACTCGGCGCACCCAGAACGAAGAGGGGTGGCGGCCAAGGGCCAGGGTCTGAGTGTAGAGGTCACTTCCAAGGGGAGGTGGGATCAGCCTCCACTAGACTCGCTGGGCATGGACCATTTGCCAAAGTCCTATTGGCCTCCTGGGCCCCCCAGAGGGGAACAGAACAGAACTTTCCAGGCAGGCTCTCCACCCCAGGAAGCTGGCCAGGCTGCAGAGGCTGAAGACGGCAAAGGCTCCCACAAGCTGCCTGACCCTGCCCGCGAGCATTTGCTTGCCACCACCTTCTTCCGGCAGCAGCCCCCCAGGCAGAGCCAGGTCCCTCACCTCACTGGGGGCAGCTTCTCCTCAGAGGGGACAGACTCATAG